The following coding sequences lie in one Mycoplasma crocodyli MP145 genomic window:
- a CDS encoding carbohydrate ABC transporter permease, with protein MTNMYAWIAKTFPFLFKYGTKKVAAKKPNISASYLEKKTPFYKPFLLILPGVIIISLFTIAPFFITIKDAFLPLDNPADPQSAHFSLDGFKYLLKDPLYGVALRNSLLYGLLSLPIIISISLIISSAISLLYKKWARGLWQTIFFLPYVTSGVAISLTFINIFDAKFGVINSAFGVNIAWLTSGNDSGWNAFVAMFILGIWQNLAFNILIFTTAMLSVDKNLYKSASIDGSGTVKQFFKITLPSINKTTTFLITIGVIGGIKVFPLALFSNNPAEAILNGGSTLMLYVYNAVISSRFSDAGVASIFLFLIGVAFSTILRGGFDIVIKLANQLGERNVQTKINSTKLIR; from the coding sequence ATGACTAATATGTATGCTTGAATAGCAAAAACTTTTCCGTTTTTATTTAAATATGGAACCAAAAAAGTTGCTGCTAAAAAACCTAATATATCAGCATCATATTTAGAAAAGAAAACTCCTTTTTACAAACCTTTTCTATTAATTTTACCTGGTGTAATAATAATTTCATTATTCACCATTGCACCATTCTTTATAACAATAAAAGATGCGTTTTTACCTCTTGATAATCCTGCGGATCCTCAATCAGCACATTTTTCATTAGATGGTTTTAAGTATCTTCTTAAAGATCCGTTATATGGTGTTGCACTTCGTAATTCATTACTTTATGGATTACTTTCATTACCGATAATAATTAGTATTTCTCTAATTATATCCTCGGCAATTTCATTACTTTACAAAAAATGAGCAAGAGGTTTATGACAAACAATTTTCTTCTTACCATATGTAACAAGTGGAGTTGCTATATCACTTACATTCATTAATATCTTTGATGCTAAATTCGGAGTTATTAATAGTGCGTTTGGTGTAAATATTGCTTGATTAACTTCTGGTAACGATTCTGGTTGAAATGCTTTTGTTGCAATGTTCATTTTAGGTATATGACAAAACTTAGCATTCAATATCTTAATTTTTACAACAGCTATGTTGTCTGTTGATAAAAATTTATATAAATCAGCTTCTATTGATGGTTCAGGAACTGTAAAACAATTTTTCAAAATTACATTACCTTCTATCAATAAAACAACAACATTCTTAATAACTATTGGTGTTATAGGAGGTATTAAGGTCTTCCCACTTGCATTGTTCTCAAACAATCCAGCAGAAGCTATCCTAAATGGTGGATCAACACTCATGCTTTATGTATATAATGCAGTTATAAGTTCCCGCTTCTCTGATGCTGGGGTTGCATCTATCTTCCTATTCTTAATAGGGGTCGCCTTCTCAACAATCCTACGTGGTGGTTTTGATATAGTTATTAAACTCGCAAATCAGTTAGGAGAAAGAAATGTTCAAACAAAAATTAATTCTACAAAACTGATTCGGTAA
- a CDS encoding ATP-binding cassette domain-containing protein has translation MKIEFLSSLKGKIKAKSISKNLDNNKDVLDRIDYFRKKRLESKQQELPAIELKNLFIDFGETLAVDDVSFKIKKGTLVTLLGPSGSGKTTTLNAIAGLLTPTSGKVLFQGNDVTKYSPQKRKLGFVFQNYALYPHLSVYSNIAFPLKNDSHWKNNILMKKELATMKIASIYLKRLGASQQEINELNSTLSDFYYLKQDTFHNYERILAESIEEFENAKTKFKMAKIHRDAQLSSLAKSILKSIENLKIDTKAKISAETLKANEQKVLGLEKEFTPLSIELLSVSSLSKSSKGDDAQNKVNEIQDYLLKINAQMKENISLEDKVKLLKHEQQVLVTLFKHKYSINRAKVFKAYSEEKATAQKEFNLVKAKYSQDKDSKNLVKEAYQESKILPDVMLNIHLKLRAELNAKYNFFSVMKENKKTREIIFNEEEKALLEEYSKDIITIKQAIHRDVMEVSKRVEIIPILQKKPTRLSGGQQQRVSIARAIVKKPKILLMDEPLSNLDAKLRISTRQWIREIQQSLGITTVFVTHDQEEAMSISDVVICMSTSKVQQLGTPLDLYNKPTNQFVARFLGMPEMALFPAIAKNGKAYVLDKLVKGISVPSRDTGNLNIGVRGEDYLIKSKPTTDSITGQIIALEDFGKESKLLVVVENVGRINMLLGNEYKYKIGDKIHFELPINKLHVFDAVTENRLEYKIND, from the coding sequence ATGAAAATAGAATTTTTATCTTCTCTAAAAGGCAAAATAAAAGCTAAATCTATTTCTAAAAATTTAGATAACAACAAGGATGTCCTTGATCGTATTGATTATTTTAGAAAGAAAAGATTAGAAAGTAAACAACAAGAATTACCTGCTATTGAGCTAAAAAACTTGTTTATCGACTTCGGGGAAACCTTAGCAGTTGATGATGTAAGTTTTAAGATTAAAAAAGGTACACTTGTTACTTTATTAGGACCATCGGGTTCAGGTAAAACAACAACACTTAATGCTATTGCAGGTTTATTAACACCAACCTCTGGAAAAGTTTTATTCCAAGGTAATGATGTTACAAAATATTCACCTCAAAAGCGTAAATTAGGTTTTGTGTTTCAAAATTATGCACTTTATCCACACTTAAGTGTATATTCTAATATTGCTTTTCCATTGAAAAATGACAGTCATTGAAAAAACAATATTCTTATGAAAAAAGAACTTGCAACAATGAAAATTGCAAGTATTTACCTAAAACGTCTTGGTGCTAGCCAACAAGAGATAAACGAACTAAATAGTACATTAAGCGATTTTTACTATTTAAAACAAGATACATTTCATAATTACGAAAGAATTCTAGCTGAATCAATTGAAGAATTTGAAAATGCTAAAACTAAATTTAAAATGGCTAAGATTCACAGAGATGCACAATTATCATCTCTTGCTAAGTCAATTTTAAAAAGCATTGAAAATTTAAAAATTGATACAAAAGCTAAAATATCAGCTGAGACACTTAAAGCTAATGAGCAAAAAGTTCTAGGACTAGAAAAAGAATTTACACCTTTATCAATAGAATTGCTATCAGTTTCAAGTTTAAGTAAATCATCAAAAGGTGATGATGCCCAAAACAAAGTTAACGAGATACAAGATTACTTACTCAAAATAAACGCCCAAATGAAAGAAAATATTTCATTGGAAGATAAAGTTAAACTACTAAAACACGAACAACAGGTTTTAGTAACTTTATTCAAACATAAATACTCTATAAATAGAGCAAAAGTATTTAAAGCTTATTCAGAAGAAAAAGCTACAGCTCAAAAAGAATTTAATTTAGTAAAAGCTAAATATTCACAAGACAAAGATTCTAAGAACTTAGTTAAAGAAGCTTATCAAGAATCAAAAATTTTACCTGATGTAATGCTTAATATTCATTTAAAACTTAGAGCTGAATTAAATGCCAAATATAATTTCTTCTCAGTGATGAAGGAAAACAAAAAAACTCGTGAAATTATATTTAATGAAGAAGAAAAAGCATTACTAGAAGAATATTCAAAAGACATTATTACAATTAAACAAGCTATTCATAGAGATGTTATGGAAGTTTCAAAACGTGTTGAAATTATTCCTATTCTTCAAAAGAAACCTACTCGTTTAAGTGGTGGTCAACAACAACGTGTTTCTATAGCTCGTGCTATAGTTAAAAAACCAAAAATTTTATTAATGGATGAACCACTTTCAAACCTTGATGCAAAACTTCGTATTTCAACTCGTCAATGAATTAGAGAAATTCAACAATCACTTGGTATAACAACAGTTTTCGTTACTCACGACCAAGAAGAAGCTATGTCGATTTCCGATGTTGTAATATGTATGTCTACTTCTAAAGTACAACAACTTGGAACACCACTTGATCTATATAATAAACCAACGAACCAATTTGTTGCTCGTTTCTTAGGAATGCCTGAAATGGCTCTTTTCCCAGCTATTGCAAAAAATGGAAAAGCCTATGTGCTAGATAAATTGGTAAAAGGAATAAGTGTACCTTCCAGAGATACAGGTAATTTAAACATCGGAGTTAGAGGTGAAGATTACTTAATTAAATCTAAACCTACAACCGATTCTATTACTGGTCAAATAATAGCACTTGAAGATTTTGGTAAGGAATCTAAATTACTTGTTGTAGTAGAAAATGTTGGAAGAATCAATATGCTACTTGGTAATGAATACAAATATAAAATAGGTGATAAAATTCACTTCGAACTTCCTATAAATAAACTTCATGTTTTTGATGCTGTAACCGAAAATCGTTTGGAATACAAAATCAATGACTAA
- a CDS encoding thermonuclease family protein, which yields MISKKLKLSLIAIPFVLSVPFIVASCAKNYTIEQKIQKGKEELDKVKFDEKSAYKFSDVDWSKVKYIEGELDKWADGDTPYLKNITAGDNEISRLFYKQNEAELKKGKKIRVLGIDTPEKALPGNIEIKPIELVWAQAASKFGEVTILPNQKVRVMTDGQPSYDRLVGSIYFGDKFEYEYSTEIVRAGYTLPNGSEALKATLDGEDLPSYYQSYGIVLAYKEAKKKQNGFWKIFNDEYDVTNNTSGIYISRQNNGWKIYSDKDFSDEGFTTIEQIIKANLRFEENKGKKISDFVYIPVNKR from the coding sequence ATGATTAGTAAAAAACTAAAATTATCATTGATAGCAATACCTTTTGTGCTATCAGTTCCTTTCATAGTGGCTTCATGTGCAAAAAACTACACAATTGAACAAAAAATTCAAAAAGGTAAGGAAGAATTAGATAAAGTTAAATTTGATGAAAAGTCAGCATATAAATTTTCAGATGTTGATTGATCAAAAGTAAAGTATATTGAAGGTGAACTCGATAAATGAGCAGATGGTGACACACCATACCTAAAAAATATTACTGCTGGTGATAATGAAATTTCTCGTTTGTTTTATAAACAAAATGAAGCTGAACTTAAAAAAGGTAAAAAAATTAGAGTTTTAGGAATTGATACACCAGAAAAAGCTTTACCAGGAAATATTGAAATCAAACCTATTGAATTAGTATGGGCGCAAGCAGCATCTAAATTTGGTGAAGTTACAATTTTACCAAACCAAAAAGTAAGAGTTATGACTGATGGACAACCAAGTTATGATAGATTAGTTGGTTCAATTTATTTTGGTGATAAATTCGAATATGAATATTCAACTGAAATAGTAAGAGCTGGTTATACATTACCAAATGGTTCAGAAGCTCTTAAAGCAACTCTTGATGGTGAAGATTTACCTAGTTACTATCAATCATATGGAATTGTTTTAGCTTACAAAGAAGCTAAGAAAAAACAAAATGGTTTTTGAAAAATATTCAACGATGAATATGATGTAACCAACAACACAAGTGGAATTTATATTTCTAGACAAAATAATGGTTGAAAAATTTACTCAGATAAAGATTTTTCTGATGAAGGCTTCACAACCATTGAACAAATAATAAAAGCAAACCTTCGTTTTGAAGAAAACAAAGGTAAAAAAATATCGGATTTTGTTTACATACCAGTAAACAAAAGATAA
- a CDS encoding P68 family surface lipoprotein, whose amino-acid sequence MKLKSKKMIIGSATVLALTATAVSAISCGVNRFDTNDDNKVVIGVGLSKTGPQIFALEQLAEIYNNTEKDTPDFVPVSVESLGNSYGDVTSKVVQYMKVADKKQLPNMLLAYPTALASIAGYKMELNLADKTVTMNGKDKKETPVGDQYGITRNLFEEDFMTFNDRIAKVVPGNISALPFAKSSLVTALNGPVLSYVIETMTSNGATIKAEDKDFFDKIIAAGKGDRNYVVNLWGKVVEAEAKKSKDYVISREIFNNGTTLIDFAVRAQNLFENSKQNPKGSLHMLGIDDIAGFLATEVFAMTAKEKNDFKEFYIKLKEGNFIDYKPYEQKDTLAYKSLSKIAKTLLEAARQGAIYIGGNGAYSSTFQVKHQIGFAIGSTAGHDHNIKAEAKLGFDYSIEKVEIQYNTIWTLTQLGEQGTPNLVAEITQGKYKNKLFNSKATPKGKHDLFLATEKDDKDFADAIKNLDLNKNPMIFLGNKTLDNILAKDENQKHVKELGIVSVNTKSETSSEITKLYIVPNETTLNDKSFIVKFKLTTEGTVQKGELFVTNAPRKWEATDAMNAVYLQGPSLIAIHGNEKEDKATRKFIKWVTDTSKKFKFKFRTQNGAIYYLDKDGKMVYEKTKEGVLVPDAESKSGEFTALEYVSLQASYIVPYKGALEKPDKKANIFVKQTYEDFKKAITEAGWSLVEEPADSLTDAYRNVIVSTWKSPFTSILNGTENEPLATYENSILPKINSQSSPFDR is encoded by the coding sequence ATGAAACTTAAATCCAAAAAAATGATAATTGGATCAGCTACAGTTTTAGCTTTAACTGCAACAGCAGTAAGTGCTATTTCATGTGGTGTAAATAGATTTGATACTAATGATGATAATAAAGTTGTTATAGGAGTTGGATTATCTAAAACAGGTCCACAAATTTTTGCTTTAGAACAATTAGCAGAAATTTACAATAATACAGAAAAAGATACACCAGATTTTGTACCTGTTTCTGTAGAATCTTTAGGAAACAGCTATGGAGATGTTACTTCAAAAGTTGTTCAATATATGAAAGTTGCTGATAAAAAACAATTACCAAATATGTTATTAGCATACCCAACAGCATTGGCTTCAATAGCTGGTTATAAAATGGAGCTCAATTTAGCAGATAAAACTGTTACAATGAATGGAAAAGACAAAAAGGAAACACCAGTAGGTGACCAATACGGAATTACACGTAATTTATTTGAAGAAGACTTTATGACTTTCAACGATAGAATTGCTAAAGTTGTGCCAGGAAACATAAGTGCACTTCCATTTGCTAAATCTTCATTGGTTACAGCACTTAACGGACCAGTTCTAAGTTATGTAATTGAAACAATGACTTCAAATGGGGCAACTATTAAAGCGGAAGATAAAGACTTCTTTGATAAAATTATTGCAGCTGGTAAAGGCGATAGAAATTATGTTGTTAATTTATGGGGAAAAGTTGTTGAAGCAGAAGCAAAAAAATCAAAAGATTATGTAATTTCACGTGAAATATTCAATAATGGAACAACATTAATTGATTTTGCAGTTCGTGCACAAAATCTTTTTGAAAACTCAAAACAAAATCCAAAAGGGTCTTTACACATGCTTGGAATCGATGATATTGCAGGATTCTTAGCAACAGAAGTTTTTGCAATGACAGCAAAAGAAAAGAATGACTTTAAGGAATTCTATATTAAATTAAAAGAAGGAAACTTCATTGATTACAAACCATATGAACAAAAAGACACTCTTGCATATAAATCATTAAGTAAAATTGCAAAAACATTACTTGAAGCAGCGAGACAAGGTGCAATTTACATTGGAGGGAATGGAGCTTATTCATCTACATTCCAAGTTAAACACCAAATTGGTTTCGCAATCGGTTCAACAGCTGGTCATGACCACAATATTAAAGCAGAAGCTAAACTAGGATTTGATTACTCGATTGAAAAAGTTGAAATTCAATATAATACAATTTGAACATTAACACAATTAGGGGAACAAGGTACTCCGAATTTAGTAGCTGAAATTACACAAGGTAAATACAAAAACAAATTATTTAATTCAAAAGCTACACCAAAAGGTAAACACGATCTATTTTTAGCAACAGAAAAAGATGATAAAGATTTTGCTGATGCAATAAAAAATCTAGACTTAAATAAAAATCCTATGATATTCTTAGGAAATAAAACCTTAGATAATATTTTAGCAAAAGATGAAAATCAAAAACATGTTAAAGAATTGGGTATTGTTTCAGTTAATACAAAGTCTGAAACTTCTTCAGAAATTACAAAATTATACATCGTACCTAACGAAACAACACTAAATGACAAATCATTTATTGTTAAATTTAAATTAACAACAGAAGGAACTGTTCAAAAAGGTGAATTATTTGTAACTAATGCTCCTAGAAAATGAGAAGCAACAGATGCTATGAATGCTGTATATCTTCAAGGACCATCATTAATTGCAATCCATGGAAATGAAAAAGAAGATAAAGCAACAAGAAAATTCATTAAATGAGTAACCGATACATCTAAGAAATTTAAGTTTAAATTCAGAACACAAAATGGAGCCATTTACTATTTAGATAAAGATGGAAAAATGGTATACGAAAAAACTAAAGAAGGTGTTTTAGTTCCTGATGCTGAATCAAAATCAGGTGAATTTACAGCTTTAGAGTACGTATCACTTCAAGCTTCATACATTGTTCCATATAAAGGTGCGTTAGAAAAACCTGATAAAAAAGCAAACATCTTCGTTAAACAAACATATGAAGATTTCAAAAAAGCTATTACAGAAGCAGGATGATCACTAGTTGAAGAACCCGCTGACTCATTAACAGACGCTTATAGAAATGTTATTGTTTCAACATGAAAGAGTCCATTTACATCAATTTTAAATGGAACTGAGAACGAACCATTGGCTACATACGAAAACTCAATTCTTCCAAAAATTAATAGTCAATCATCACCATTTGATAGATAA
- the pip gene encoding prolyl aminopeptidase, with product MKPFVYEEGWLKVDDHHEIFYELSGNKKGVPVIFLHGGPGGSSSKNSKDFFNPKFYNIIVFDQRGCGKSKPIASTINNTTWDLIADIEKLRKMVKAEKLLVFGGSWGSTLALSYAIKHPDRVLGLILRGIFLGTKDEIHWLYQEGVDKFFPDVFDKYKNYLPLEKQQNILNSYHDLLTGLDEDKRLEAATHFSYLESNLVTLKQNNYHLKSNSNEILSISALETHYFVNNCFFVSDNWIMENLNKIKNVKTYIVHGRYDMVTLPKYAYSLHNSLNDSTLFIVGEAGHSASEKGILKRLKWCCNDIKKYLK from the coding sequence ATGAAGCCATTTGTTTACGAAGAAGGTTGATTAAAAGTTGACGATCACCACGAAATATTTTATGAACTATCCGGAAATAAAAAAGGAGTTCCTGTTATATTTTTACATGGTGGACCTGGAGGTTCGTCAAGCAAAAATTCTAAAGATTTCTTTAATCCTAAATTTTACAACATCATCGTTTTTGATCAAAGAGGTTGTGGTAAAAGCAAGCCTATTGCATCAACTATTAACAACACAACTTGAGACTTGATAGCTGATATTGAAAAATTAAGAAAAATGGTTAAGGCTGAAAAATTACTAGTTTTTGGCGGGTCTTGAGGCTCGACATTGGCACTTAGTTATGCTATAAAACATCCGGATAGAGTTCTAGGATTAATTCTAAGAGGAATTTTCTTAGGAACTAAAGATGAAATACATTGATTATATCAAGAAGGTGTTGATAAATTTTTCCCTGATGTTTTTGATAAATATAAAAATTATTTACCACTCGAGAAGCAACAAAACATACTTAATTCATATCATGATTTGTTGACTGGTTTAGATGAAGACAAACGTTTAGAAGCGGCTACCCATTTTTCTTATCTAGAAAGTAATTTAGTTACATTAAAACAAAATAATTATCATTTAAAATCAAACTCTAACGAAATTTTAAGTATTTCAGCATTAGAAACACACTATTTTGTTAATAATTGTTTTTTTGTAAGTGATAACTGAATAATGGAAAATTTAAATAAAATAAAGAATGTTAAAACATACATAGTTCATGGAAGATATGATATGGTAACATTACCTAAATACGCTTATTCATTGCATAATTCGTTAAATGATTCAACTTTATTTATTGTTGGTGAAGCCGGACATTCGGCATCTGAAAAAGGAATTTTAAAGAGATTAAAATGATGTTGTAACGACATAAAAAAATATTTGAAGTAG
- a CDS encoding ABC-F family ATP-binding cassette domain-containing protein encodes MIEVQNLSKIFSDKKLFENVNLKFLDGNTYGIIGANGAGKSTFLKILAGEIEASSGNIIIEKNKRISVLSQDHNAYNDYNVTEVVIMGNTDLYSVKEKKDAIYANPDATMEDYTLAGELEDRYGQLGGWTAENDAQELLSNLSIPKEKWEVKMHDLTANQKIKVLLAKALFGNPDILIMDEPTNHLDLKSIKWLENFLIDYQNVVIVVSHDSDFLDAICTHTVDIDFSEARMYTGNYSFWKQSSELAREMMKQSNLKKEAQMEKLKDFIARFSANASKSKQATSRKKSLEKITLDEIKPSNRKYPFIRWDMNRDHGKQILHVEDLTYVNEIGQTLFSNISFTLTPSEKMVVIGDDDIAKTKLLEILAGNLKPTSGKVTWGQTIKTTHFPNDNSAFFKGNETIIDWISKWPSHNSTEETKDNSDSRMRGFLGRMLFSNDSVFKKVSVTSGGEKARLMFSRMMLLESNFIILDQPLDHLDTESIDSVIEGVKSFKGGAIFTTYNRAFVNQCADVILEIKDNKESFLFRGTLEDYDQIMLEK; translated from the coding sequence ATGATAGAGGTTCAAAATTTATCAAAAATTTTTAGTGATAAAAAACTTTTTGAAAATGTTAATTTAAAATTTTTAGATGGAAATACTTATGGAATAATAGGTGCAAATGGAGCGGGTAAGTCTACCTTTTTAAAGATTTTAGCTGGTGAAATAGAAGCAAGTTCAGGAAACATAATTATTGAAAAGAATAAGCGTATTTCTGTTTTATCACAAGATCATAATGCTTATAACGACTATAATGTAACAGAAGTTGTTATTATGGGTAATACTGATTTATATTCGGTAAAAGAAAAAAAAGATGCTATATATGCTAACCCTGATGCTACAATGGAAGATTATACACTTGCTGGTGAATTAGAAGATAGATATGGTCAACTTGGTGGATGAACAGCAGAAAACGATGCACAAGAGTTATTGTCAAATTTATCTATACCAAAGGAAAAATGGGAAGTTAAAATGCATGATTTAACGGCTAACCAAAAAATTAAAGTATTGCTTGCAAAAGCTCTTTTTGGTAATCCTGACATTTTAATAATGGATGAGCCAACTAACCACTTAGACTTAAAAAGCATAAAATGACTAGAAAACTTTTTGATTGATTATCAAAATGTTGTTATAGTAGTTAGCCATGACTCTGACTTTTTAGATGCTATTTGTACACATACAGTTGACATCGATTTTTCTGAAGCAAGAATGTATACAGGAAACTACTCATTCTGAAAACAATCATCAGAACTAGCAAGAGAAATGATGAAACAAAGTAATCTTAAAAAAGAAGCACAAATGGAAAAGCTTAAAGATTTTATTGCACGTTTTAGTGCAAATGCATCTAAGTCAAAACAAGCTACATCACGTAAAAAATCACTTGAGAAAATTACACTTGATGAAATTAAGCCATCTAACCGTAAATATCCATTTATAAGATGAGACATGAATAGAGATCATGGTAAACAAATATTGCATGTTGAAGATTTAACATATGTTAATGAAATAGGTCAAACATTATTTAGCAATATATCATTTACTTTAACTCCTAGTGAAAAAATGGTAGTTATTGGTGATGATGATATAGCAAAAACAAAATTACTTGAAATACTAGCCGGTAACTTAAAACCAACTTCAGGAAAAGTTACTTGAGGTCAAACAATAAAAACAACACACTTTCCAAATGATAACTCCGCATTCTTTAAAGGTAATGAAACAATAATTGATTGGATATCAAAATGACCTTCACATAACTCAACTGAAGAAACTAAAGATAATAGCGATTCGAGAATGAGAGGGTTTTTAGGTAGAATGCTCTTTTCTAACGATTCTGTCTTTAAAAAAGTATCTGTTACAAGTGGTGGAGAAAAAGCAAGATTAATGTTTTCTAGAATGATGTTACTTGAAAGTAACTTCATTATACTAGATCAACCACTTGATCACTTGGATACAGAAAGTATCGATTCAGTAATTGAAGGTGTTAAATCATTTAAAGGTGGCGCTATATTTACAACATATAACCGCGCTTTTGTTAACCAGTGTGCTGATGTTATTTTAGAAATAAAAGATAATAAAGAAAGTTTCTTATTTAGAGGGACTCTTGAAGATTACGATCAAATAATGCTTGAAAAATAA
- a CDS encoding discoidin domain-containing protein, producing the protein MKTKKIIASLGSVAILSIPAMALVGVSTNTTAVVENSNQRVNLALNKTKVTVDNEEVPNPKAGALDNDRVSRWATLQGKSTETNNHWMLIDLEKPETIKSFNVMFERNNIKHFKVYMSVTAEDIDKEESLAYDSKAMEASDMIHEYRIDLVDEKTNVQFVKLLIQDWSATGGGITWENTGVVSFELYNSYFFKDVVFPTNLTSLALNKTVEADDEEEKFPKANAVDGIRTKESRWSTHQKSPNEIPNGHHLLVDLGSKQSIKSLDLLFERDNILDFDIYASINKDDLTNTETLKTKLIYSKKREANGVKKANYKYNFSMPVEAQFVKLVITKWDAGSIAWTNTAVLEFSLYDKEIDTGDINYKKLIELESKIDENIYTQESSFIYGKVIESIDKEHITSQELFNTALIKISEAKEKLISNSTVLKVNLETSKNNIDKNIYTNESIIKYQEAIQNKLNSLPKSVTREQLTQEIESIKEFNKLLVTYKTFLVYTLEQAKIIENKEIYTTQSQDVFLQELTKKIEEVKAIQTINKSEYDNQILELKNKRSLLVKNQAIALAQVEQKSNVDQKDTFTTESLLAYKNKVEEIKQKVSKKPEMTLQEQKEIEKELNQISNILVKKSTSSVVESKPTPTPEKPKKDSKTSLQSYGFIVITALLVAALIFMIAYLIRTEMIKKRR; encoded by the coding sequence ATGAAAACCAAGAAAATTATAGCTTCATTGGGGAGTGTGGCTATATTATCAATTCCAGCAATGGCTTTAGTTGGCGTATCGACAAATACCACTGCTGTAGTTGAAAACAGTAATCAAAGAGTTAATTTAGCTCTTAATAAAACCAAGGTTACTGTTGACAATGAAGAAGTACCTAATCCTAAAGCAGGAGCATTAGATAACGATAGAGTAAGTAGATGAGCTACATTACAAGGAAAGTCTACCGAAACAAATAATCACTGAATGTTGATAGACTTAGAAAAACCGGAAACTATTAAATCATTTAATGTTATGTTTGAAAGAAACAACATTAAACATTTTAAAGTTTATATGTCTGTTACTGCAGAAGACATTGATAAAGAAGAATCGCTTGCTTATGATTCTAAAGCAATGGAAGCGAGTGATATGATTCATGAGTATAGAATCGATTTAGTAGATGAAAAAACGAATGTTCAATTTGTCAAGTTACTTATACAAGACTGATCAGCAACAGGTGGTGGTATTACATGAGAAAATACTGGTGTTGTATCGTTTGAGTTGTATAACTCATACTTTTTCAAAGATGTAGTTTTTCCAACGAATTTAACAAGCTTGGCATTAAATAAAACCGTTGAAGCTGATGATGAAGAAGAAAAATTTCCAAAAGCAAATGCAGTTGATGGAATTAGAACTAAGGAATCAAGATGATCAACACATCAAAAATCACCAAATGAAATTCCAAATGGACACCATTTATTAGTTGATCTAGGTTCTAAACAATCAATTAAATCATTAGATCTTCTTTTTGAAAGAGATAATATTCTTGACTTTGACATATATGCTTCAATAAATAAAGATGATTTAACTAACACCGAAACTTTAAAAACGAAGTTAATTTACTCTAAAAAAAGAGAAGCAAACGGTGTTAAAAAAGCAAATTATAAATACAACTTTTCAATGCCTGTTGAAGCTCAATTTGTTAAGTTAGTTATAACAAAATGAGATGCAGGTTCAATAGCATGAACTAATACTGCTGTTTTAGAATTTAGTTTATATGACAAAGAAATCGATACAGGTGATATTAACTATAAAAAACTTATTGAATTAGAATCTAAAATAGATGAAAATATTTATACACAAGAAAGTTCTTTCATTTATGGAAAGGTGATTGAATCAATTGATAAAGAACATATTACATCTCAAGAATTGTTTAACACAGCACTTATAAAAATTAGTGAAGCAAAAGAGAAACTTATTTCTAATTCTACTGTGCTAAAGGTTAATTTGGAAACTTCAAAGAATAATATTGATAAAAATATTTATACAAATGAATCGATTATTAAGTATCAAGAAGCTATTCAAAACAAGTTAAATTCTTTACCAAAATCAGTTACAAGAGAACAACTTACTCAAGAAATCGAAAGCATTAAGGAGTTTAATAAATTACTTGTTACATATAAAACTTTTTTAGTTTATACTTTAGAACAAGCAAAAATAATTGAAAATAAAGAAATTTATACAACTCAATCTCAGGATGTATTTCTTCAAGAACTTACCAAGAAAATAGAAGAAGTCAAAGCTATTCAAACAATAAATAAAAGTGAGTATGATAATCAAATTTTAGAACTTAAAAACAAAAGAAGTTTACTTGTTAAAAATCAAGCTATTGCTTTAGCACAAGTTGAACAAAAATCAAATGTTGATCAAAAAGACACATTTACAACTGAATCGCTTTTAGCATATAAAAATAAAGTTGAAGAAATAAAACAAAAAGTTTCTAAAAAACCAGAAATGACACTTCAAGAGCAAAAAGAAATTGAAAAAGAATTAAATCAAATAAGTAACATACTTGTTAAAAAATCTACTTCAAGTGTTGTTGAAAGTAAACCAACTCCAACACCGGAAAAACCAAAAAAAGACAGTAAAACCTCTTTACAGTCTTATGGATTTATAGTTATTACAGCATTGTTGGTAGCTGCTTTAATTTTCATGATTGCTTATTTAATAAGAACAGAGATGATAAAGAAAAGAAGATAA